Part of the Micropterus dolomieu isolate WLL.071019.BEF.003 ecotype Adirondacks linkage group LG17, ASM2129224v1, whole genome shotgun sequence genome is shown below.
TTCAGCTGCAACAGCAGACTCACTCGCAGTGCTGTTGTTTGCTGCTGGTGTCCGAGGACAACCACCAGCTTTTCTGCCaggtacacacacgcacgcacacacacacattctcccTACATCTTTACCACtctcacaaacatttgttttcataatcTCTGTTTGAAATactgcacacaaacaacacacacagacattgttCTCTTCATCTCTCGCACTCTTCCctgcaaccacacacacacacacacacacacatataaacgtCATCTACCATGACTCATTCCCCATAAGAATAATTTGGTAATTAAGAACCTTGACCTTTGAGCTCTGTGACATTTAGGTAGTTGGAGACAAAGTACTGGAGGAGGAGATCAGCTTCCCGGTGagtcaacaacaaacacaattaTTTTTTCATACGAATACTTATTAATTAATTCTCATTATTGgtctgtttgtgttatttgtaaGTAATTTCCTCATCCATCTATTGTATgccttcattcattcacttgtGTTGGGGCCATGAGGCTGCACACTATATTCAGGGAGGTTTGGTGCAGTTTGTAACAAGCTTAGTTTTAATGCAAGTGTTGTAACCCTGCCTGTAGATTTCTTGGACTGACACGTTAGAATAAACCTCCCACATGTAATCTTTTATAATCCCTGACAGCGGTTATAATTAAGACATTTGGGCAAGAGTCTCCTGTCCCTGTCTGTGGTGCAGAAGTTGCATTTTCAGCACTTTCTATTATGGTGCGAATGTCCCCCAGACAAACGATGTGTGAAATCTTGATAGTAGTTGCTGTAGAGAGATATAAGGACACAAAAAAGAGACAGCATCGATGGGCTATTTGTGCTTAATTTAACAAGGGAGGTAATAAACTTCATTCACACAGAATAAACAACcgttatttatatattttacctCAAACATAATCTCAAGGACTCTTCCCACAACTCTGCTTTCTTACTGCTTTGTCTCTCCCCCTTATTACAGTGGTTTTCTTTATATACCTTCTATTTTTACTCACCgattctccatctctctcctttcctctcctctcctctcctctcctctgttcaGCTGATGTTTGGACGCTTTGGTCAGGTTGTTGAGAAGAAGAAGTCAATTACTCTTCAGGACATCAGTGCTGTAAGGAGacattcttattcttattcttattcttatctATTGATCTACAGTATCTAGTTATCTACTCTGTGTTTATACTAAACAAATTTTTCTGCCTCTCATCCTCTTAGGAGGAGCGGAGGCAGCTGTCCAGTATGTTGGGCTGTGAGATCTCTTCCATGCTTTGTGTACCAGTGGTCAGCAGGGCCACTGGTCAGGTTGTGGCGCTAGCATGCGCCTTCAACAAGCAGGGTGGGCAGAGGTATGTATGTGAGAGACTGTGTTCATACTGTATGCTATAACTGACCTTTTTCCTTTTTGGCTGTGTGCTGTTTTCCCCCCTCATAAATCATAAGATCACACTGAACATTTTATAACCTCTTAGCTTAACTTATTGCTGAAGTATATTTAAAATGCTGGGATGTCAGATTGAAGGTGATGTGGCTTTTCCTAATTCCTGAAGCGCTGACTCATGACAGATACAAAGATTTATCTGACAGTGGCTTAAAGTAATTTTGGGATGGGTAGCCTGATTGGTAGAGCTCAACAGTTCAGATTTGTTGAGTTTGTGGAAAGTGTGTGGGTGGGTCAGGCGTATACTAGCTTAAGGAATGCatttcagacaaaaaaaaacagttgacaGAGGACAGTTTATCCAGTTGGGGACAaaagatattttgattttgaatgtgtttttaacagtgtctgtctgtctgtctatgtaGCAACATATGTCTCTATTTATGTTAAAGTGCTAGATTAGTGGTAGATTAGTGTATTTTATCTCTTATTTTAatcacacttcacacacacatgcttgctctctctctctctgaagacTTAGAGAGATGAGAAGGGATCATGTCCTATAATTTCTCCCTCCGCCAGTGGCACTGATGACAGAGCTGGCATCTCATTACCATAGTAACAGCAGCAGGATTATGGCCACAAACTGTGCATAATATGATAACTCTATCCTTTGCTCCAAGCACAGTCATCCAGATTTTAGTATGGACATATATCCGGAAGATACATCCAGTCATCATATAGATTGCATGTTCACATGCAGAGTTTGCTTGAGCCTTTCTCTGCCTGGCCTCTTAAAAGTGTAATTAAACCTCTCACCCTGGGACACAGGCGCATGGAAACATATTTTGACACCAGGAGCAGGTTCATAACTTAGTGTTGGTAAGAGCAGATAAGAATACGGCACAGAAACCATCACAAACCTAATTTAATCTTGTTTTACGCAGCATGTTGACAATACACGCAGAAATATAAGCAGAAACATGCTGAAGATGATGTGTACAGCACAAATCTGATGATCTCATAATCAAGGCTATGTAAGGCCAACACAGGAGGTTTGCCTTTCAAAATTCTGTTGGCAGCAATGTTTGGAAGTCCATTATAGTTGGCTCATGGATGTATTTGTGAGGACTGGCTTTACCTTATTAGTACAGGGGACACACATTCTTCATTCCTTCTACATAAAGTATTTGTGCTCCAGTTTGACTTACAACACTGAAGACTTTTTCTCCATGTGACTCTTAGTGTCACTGTCAGTCATAAAAGATTTGTACCTCGTGTGGGAGAGTGAACTTAATTGCCCTTAAACTGAGTTTCACAGGCCTTTTCCAAGCTCAGAACAAATCCTCTTTTGCTAGGATTCCTGGGAGTCTAAGCTCAGGACTACAAAAAGCCCCTGAGCTATACATGTCCCCTGACATCAACACAGTAATGTGCCAATGCCCTCTGTAGGCAAAGAGAGGTAACTGCAGGCAATTGCTGGCATCTCACTGTGGTCACTGCAGATCGTTTCATTCATCAGTCTTTATTTGCCTACTCAGGGCTGTTCTCACgtcatttgagtttaaaagaGAGCGACAGCCACACTGAGCACCTGCAGGATATTTAGACATACTACAGTAACTTCCACTAAATTCACTCTCACACAGTTGTATGTGattctttttttcatctgtgtttTTAGTTAATAATTGTGCATCTCTCCTTTCATGTAGGGCCGCAACTAAGGGTTATTTTCGTATAAGTTAATCCACTGATTATTTCCcgaataatcaattaatttctTTGATCTTTAAAATGCATTGGTGGAAGATGTACTGAGATCTTTTACTTACTTGAAGCTGGAGTGCGggactttgacatttaaaacatctgttacattcaagccctcAGCAAACTAGTTCACACAATGCTTATTAAGCCTACCACCGTCAGGTAGATCTCTCTGTATTCGCAGTATACCTGAGTGTGTAtatctggtgtctgtggtgaCATTCCTGTACTGGCGCACCGGTACTGATGTTTTTTATGGCAACCAGCAATGGCTGGTTTGCCAAAACTGAAGGGGGAAGCAACTGTAGgtagcaacagcagcaactctGTATGGCAGAGCCTTGACGTCATAACCACATGTCAACAATGTTATGTAACTACTCTCACTGTCAGACAAAAGTTTTGCACTTcagtttaaagtaaaagtaatcatTATGCAAAATGGATCCATTTGGAGGGTAAtatttatcatatattattGGAATAGTATTCATGACTATTACTTTTCATTGATGAGTAATTTTCACACTTTTatacactgttgttgttgttcattgCTTTATACGTAAACTGATCATATGTTTGCATGTAAAATCTTGATCTGAAAataactatagctgtcagatgAATATAGTGGAATAATagtacaatattttcctctgaaatttagtggagtagaagtgTAAATGATCACAAAATGGAGCAACTTAAGCACAAATGccttaaaattgtacttaagtacaatacatgagtaaatgtacttagttatgTTCCACCACTGATCCaattataaatttttttaaatagtgaaaaatgtcaattacaatttcccaaagcccaacatgatgtctttttttgtctgaccaatTGTCCAAAACCGAAAGATATTCAGTGATATAAATCAGAAAAGGCAGCAAATACTCATaattgagaagctggaaacaaGAGAATGATTTTCTTgaaaaattattaattcattatcaaaatagaaGATTCATTTTCTGATTATTGTCTAATCGATTAATGTACCATTGTATGTATTAATGGCAACACAAGATCtcacaacatactgtatgtataatatGAGTATTTGATGTTTGGTAATAAGAGTGCCACGGCAGCCTATTAGCTCTGTCTAAATTCAGGTTTATCATGCAACTTTGTGTGTCTCTTGCccactgcagacacacagaggcagaTGAGCATGCAATCCAGCACTGTTTCTGCTACACTTCAACGGTCCTCACTTCTACATTGGCCTTCCAGAAAGAACAGAAACTCAAAGTGGAGTGCCAGGTACAGTACTacacatgcccacacacacacacacacacacacacacacacacagagtgtacAAATATACACTAAGCTGTTTTTTAAAGAGCGTTTGTATCCGATGTTTCTCCACATAGGCGCTCTTGCAAGTGGCCAAGAATCTCTTCACACACTTGGGTGAGTATTTCCTGCCTCCGTCTTGTCTGTCACTGTGAAGAAAGAATGTTGTAGGACAATTTGCGTTAATGGCCGATATTTAAGTGATCACCAAGTGAAACGAATGGCACATAATTGAATGAGATATTACTGACCCTAAAGGTGATTACACCCAGGATCATAACCATTAAATCAAAAGGGCATTAAAAATGATGGCTCCAACTCGCTATCCTGTAATTGCACTGGGGCATTTAGATTCTTATCTAACAGCGAGCACCAACAGTGGAATAACTCATTGATGATTCATCACTATTACCAGTACAATAAACGGATCCACTGGTAACGCAAATTGCCTCTCACTGTACCGAGCCGTTGATTACAAAAGCTCTTATCAGCTCGTACAGCTGAACCACCAGTACTCACTTTGTAATCTGTGTTTCTGGATATCTGGGCTTTGCTGTATTCCTTTAATTTCCTCTctcaccatctctctctctctctttcagatgACGTGTCAGTGCTGTTACAGGAAATTATAGTGGAGGCCAGGAACCTCAGTGATGCAGAGATGTAAGCGGATTCATCTTCAAAGGGATGTttcaatgcatgtgtgtgtgtgtgtgtgtgtgtgtgtgtgtgtatagtgcGGATGTCTTTATCTCCATTTGAAAACGCTATCTTGGCAATTTGCTCTTAACCAACTtgcatttaattaaagttaCCAAATGACCTGAGATGAAATGAGATAAAACACTCATTTTCTCTGCTTTGCTCAGTTCTCTctaactctgtctctctctctttttcaccaGCTGTTCCGTGTTTCTGCTAGATCGTGTCAGTCATGAGTTGGTGGCAAAGGTGTTTGACGGGGGCGTGGTTAGTGACGAGGAGGTACGACACACAGTCGCCCACACTGACAAACGCAGACAGGCGAACACATTTAATCTGAAAGCACAAAAAATAAGGTAGTCTTTCCTGTGAACTTGTCTAAAGAGGGTGGGTCATGTGTATATTACAGAGTTGACATTAGAGACGGACAGGAaatgaagggagagagaaaaagtaaatGACATGCAGCAGAGGTCCCCATCCAGATTAGGTCATAGGACATTGCAATAACAACCCGTAggtttttgtcatttgttatgCTCTAGATATGTTAGCTCTACTGtcaaaaatgaatttaaaacaaaagtgtaaaaagtgGTTTGATGATGtaagagatgtgtgtgtgtctgtgtgtgtgcgagtgcaGAAGGAGTTCCGTATTCCAGCAGATCAGGGTATTGCAGGTCACGTGGCGACCACTGGTCAGATCTTGAACATTAAGGATGCCTACTCCCATCCTCTCTTCTACCGGGGCGTGGACGACAGCACCGGCTTCAGGACTCGCAACATCCTCTGCTTCCCCATCAAAGATGAGAACAATGGTAGCAACAATGACTGCTGTACACACAAAAGAATATCACTCAACACACTCAAAAAGTAATCAGCTCCATACCAGGCTGTCTTAAAACGTTCAAAGCTTAATTTGTAAAGCACGTTTCATACAGTTTAGTAAGCAATTCTGACAAAGGACTGAAAAGCAAGACAAAGCAAATACAAGCAATAACACAAATTGGAGACTAaagcacaaaaaagaaacagtacaagtgaaattaaaaatacaaacaatgtaATGGAAAAAAGACCTAAAGAAATAGGTCATTGGAAACAAGAGAATGATTTTGGAATTAGAAAGATATTACACATTCAGCACATCTTGAGCAGGTTGTCTCATCAGCAgagcataaaaactaaaatcattccaaatgttttttctaAGTTACTTTAACTCAATGTGGCAACATATGTTATCTGTAAAGGGACAGTGGACCCAGAGTCCACTAATGCACTACTAATGCAATAATGAGGCTACTGATAATATAGTAATggccacattttctttttcttacacTTTCAGATGTAGGGCCTACTCTTTTAGATTGTGGGTAATTGCTCCTCTATTGTCCTCTACAGTACATACCAACTCCacctttttccttttaaaaatgaaGCTACATCTCCACACATGTGCTCTCTTAGAATAGCACAAAGAGTTGTTACATCACATTCTTTGCTCCTAAATGTTAAAGTGCATTAAGTGCACTTTTGGATGTGGCAGCCATCTTGAGTGTGTTCCATACTTAGAAATGACAGAAAACTTTGATGGTGCTCCCCTACTTCTCCCTGTAGCCAAGCAGAGAAACTTTAGATTCTGTGAGATATGTCTCTGTATAGAAAACTGTCTGAAACTCAAATAAAAAGTTTCAATTAAGAACTTTTTATGTGCAATTAGGTTCAGCTCCAGTGTGAAATTAATTGACGTCAGCAGACATATTTGATTGCTCTGCACCTCTGACATTCTGTGCCTCATTTTCTCGTCCTTGACTCACATCTTCCCCCCTCCATTTTTCTTCATCAacttcctctccctccatccaCTCCTTTCCATCCTCAACCCATTGCCTCCCTCAATGTCTCACCTTCCTTTTACTCTCTCCATCTTTACTTCTGTCCTCTTCACCCTTTCTTTAAATCCCGCTTCTTCTAGAGGTGATCGGGGTGGCTGAGTTGGTGAATAAAATGAATGGGCCATGGTTCAACCGCTTTGACGAGGACCTAGCCACAGCTTTCTCCATCTACTGTGGTATCAGCATCGCCCATGTAAGTCTCTTCTCCCACTGAAAGAGGTGACTCTCTGTAAACTTTACACTTTCTGGTTCTGTATGTTGAATAGCCACAGATGTCTGTTCAGGGACTCACCACCCAAGTCAATATAGCACATTAAGCATAAAATAACTCTAAAAGCAATCAAAATTGCACAACTGCACAGTTGCTGGAGATACATTATCAGTTTCAAATTAATTAGCAACGTAAACTTCTAACATTGCAAAAGAAGACAGCTTCTATCACTTTCTCTTATTATCTCTGTCAGCACCAATGAAACATTAAAAGGGAATAAATGCAGCTTTTCTTAAGCTACATTTTTATCTTCATAGACACTGGCTCATTAACTCAGCTTGATTTTAAACATAGCtcaaatgtgtatatataataataataatgtcatctCTCTGCAAGTCCCATGCACCCTTATGATCATTAACAAAATGTGACTGCATGGAGAGGAATAAAAGAATGTTCAAAAAATAAGCATTTACAGTATGCCCTTCATCAGGAGTATCTTACTTCTTAAAACAGCGTGGTAAAGCTGTTGTTAGTGTTGTTAGAGAGATCGATCCTGGCTGGCTATATGGGATCAGTTCAGTGGAAGCAAAATGCTCAGTCAAGGCAGAGTCGAGCAAAGTCTCAAGGGAAATTTAAAGAGATTCAATCTGTGATGGAGCTGGCTTTCATGGTATGGTTCATAGGCATTGCATGGCTGCTGCAAAGCCATGAACACACATTCAGCTGAGCTAGCGTATGGAGCATGGACAATGATGAAGATGTTTGTGACAATAATGATGAATAGAAAAAAGGACCTCAAACAGTCACACAATTGATTTGAGTTAAaggatttaaaaatggattGAGGTTTTTAATGATAATACATGTTTGTAACTGATTTTAAATAATGTGCTGTAAGAGAGGGACTGTAATGAAgatggaagaaagaaagaaagaatcagACAGCTGATAACAAAAAGTCACAAAGTACAGCAGTGGTGATACATTATTCAGCTTTTCCGATTCACCTTCATATTGAGTAGGTCTGGTAGCGTCTGACCTTTGAATGACTGCAGGTACTCGATAGTTTATCGACAAACAATAAAGATATTTGATTGGGAAAATAATTGCCTTCTATGTAGCTCATTAATCGTTTGGACATCACCAAATGCATTATTTATCAGTGCTCACTCGTGGTGTACTGTATGCTGTGGGTTGTAAAAAGCATTTCTCTTGTGTACTGAAATGTAAGCAGCATTCAGGTTGACTTAAATTGTTTTGGACACTAGACACAAAGCTGTGTCGAGTGTACCCAAGCAGATTATCTTGAAGGGCAAAAAGGGGTTCAGCTGGATGATCTATAATAAGCAGGAGACGAAGTTTGTGACTGGTGTTGCCGCTCTTTCCATATTTCTGAAAATACTGTCACAAAATTTCCCTAAAATCAGGCTCTTCTGGATGCCAAAGATAGAACGCAATTTCAGTCAACCCAATTGTCTTTGCAagtgtcaaaataaataaaaggttatTGGGTGTGCTGTTGCTGTGACTGAACTGTACATTAAAAAGTAGCCAGCTATTTGTGACAATATTCTATTTACTGTTGATTTGCTTTAGTGTTACTGTAATACGGTGTTTGTTTCTCTAGTCTCTGCTCTACAAGAAAGTCCATGAAGCTCAGTTCAGGTCCCACCTGGCCAATGAAATGATGATGTACCATATGAAGGTAAAAATCATATTTGTACATCTCACTCACTCTCGCACACACGGACATGTCACATTTACTGACACTGTCCATATTATTTACTCCATATGATTCAGTATGTGTATGTTGCAGGTTTCAGAGGAAGAGGTGTCTAAGCTGCTGGTGACAGGGATCGAACCAGTGACGGAGATCGACCCCTGCTACGCTGAGTTCACATACACGCCCCGTTCCCTGTCTGATGACGCCACACCCATGGTAAGGACCAGAGGTTAAGAGAAAAAGCGAGGAAGagggacagcagagagagagattagagACACGGCGTGGAAACTGATGTAACTGATCCcgttgtgtgtgtctgcagtgcATCCTCAGCATGTTTGAAGACATGGGTTTCATCAACACGTACAAGATTGACCTGCACACTCTCGCCAGGTCTGACAACTCCATCaattcatacattttatataagagcctgtgtgtatttgattttaaaaaaaatttttgccTATGATTTAAGAATACCTCTGGGGGATTTTTAAAATCCTTCCTTTCCATCATCTGATCAGATTATTTCAACTGCTTTATAGTCTGCTGGAGTAAAGAGGCTTTGAGTGCTTTTAGAGTTGAATTATTCAAATTTTCATTGGCCCTATCCATCAACTATAAGACCTGAACCCCAACACCTTGGAAAGAGAGATATGAACAGCTCTCAATAAACAGCACTGACAGTATTTTTGGTCAGAACTGATCAGTAGAGCAGAATAGTATTATATGTTTCACATCAAAATTATTCTTTAAACTTGGGAATGGGTGGGGTGGAGAATTGGACAATTTATGGTGCTACAACCCCAGCATTGTAGAAACGTTATGGATGCTTTTTTAATAACATAAATTGGTGCATAGGTCAAAATGAAATCACTAATTACATGTGCCGCATGTGTCATTCGGTGCATGCTGTTTTGTAGATGATAATTAAACTGCTGCTTTGGTGGCAGGTTCTGTCTGATGGTGAAGAAAGGCTACAGGGACCCTCCCTACCACAACTGGATGCACGCCTTCTCGGTCTCACACTTCTGCTACTTGCTCTACAAAAACCTAGGGCTGTCCAACTACCTCGAGTAAGTGTAAAACACTTTGCCCTCTCTCTTTGATGATTTAAATCTTAAACATGTAACAAACTGAATTTTGAAATTGTAATTGTTGTTTTGATCCTTCTCTTTGTAGGGATATAGAGATTCTAGCTCTCTTCGTCTCCTGTATGTGCCATGACCTGGACCACCGTGGCACCAACAATTCTTTCCAAGTCGCCTCAGTGAGAGCACAAATTATGTTTCTACTTTATTAGAGGGCTTACAATGAAGCACCAAAAATTATAcacaagaataaaaacattaaacctCCCAAACACGTGGAGTGTGATAGAGCAGCACTGCACCTGCAGTTTAAAAAATGCAGACTAAAAATGGATGTTTAGATGGAGGATAGAGCACAGAGCCAGGCTCTGGGTGTCTCATAGTGATATCACAGTCTACGGTTGTATCTCTTCATCTGTGAAATCGCCACGGTGAAGCAACAGATGTGATTGTGATGAGAAGCAAAATGCTCTGCTCCACTCTAATCATGCACAACCCTCCAGCACCTAATGACACAAACAGAGCAACTGTCATTATGCATCTACGGGAAGATTCACATTCACGCTGACAAGTACAGTTAAAGAGAAGACAGTGCATTTCATAGAAGGATGTTACAATGTGTCCCCTAAAATGATTATGTTTGATTTTTCCGTTTCTGTTTTCAGCAATCTGTGCTGGCTGCTCTCTACAGCTCAGAGGGATCTGTGATGGAGGTAAACTCACAATCAGTTGAACTGAATGATGTGGTTATTGCTGAGGTCATAGTTAAAGGTGGTGTTGTACTGGACTATATTATGTCGAgatgtttttcaaatgttttgtcctTTCCGTTTACATACACGAGGGTGGaagaatattagaaacacccCTGAATATAATTTAGTCCACATCACTACtagaaaaatacatattttttatattggtCTGTTCCTTTCTACAGTAGTTGATAAACTTCAGCATGTGTGAGCTGCtaatattgttttgtgtttgtccgACACCTAGTGGCCAAAATTGTACATTAATTTGTTTCAGTCATGAGGCAATGTGTGGCATGTAAATTGGCTTGTTGCATTG
Proteins encoded:
- the LOC123985743 gene encoding cGMP-dependent 3',5'-cyclic phosphodiesterase isoform X1, coding for MGQACGHALLCRSQPPSSEIRGQQVFLRPEDSSAPALTTRQSTTLSEQLQDALLRLAAVVDARSLRVALRDSIQELLPSTECVCVYMLEGDSRLLSDNPPHELPQEGKIRSIAEQLKRCQSAGLPLSELPEKYRICLAAPLPAHRRAVVIPILDQERDKAIAVLLVGCNPLSDQDELHLNMLEKHASVACVRVQAVQTSYQRPPLSPSPVQSHNALLHLNVSDQDYSELDRNILQLCGELFDLDAASLQLKVINYLQQQTHSQCCCLLLVSEDNHQLFCQVVGDKVLEEEISFPLMFGRFGQVVEKKKSITLQDISAEERRQLSSMLGCEISSMLCVPVVSRATGQVVALACAFNKQGGQRHTEADEHAIQHCFCYTSTVLTSTLAFQKEQKLKVECQALLQVAKNLFTHLDDVSVLLQEIIVEARNLSDAEICSVFLLDRVSHELVAKVFDGGVVSDEEKEFRIPADQGIAGHVATTGQILNIKDAYSHPLFYRGVDDSTGFRTRNILCFPIKDENNEVIGVAELVNKMNGPWFNRFDEDLATAFSIYCGISIAHSLLYKKVHEAQFRSHLANEMMMYHMKVSEEEVSKLLVTGIEPVTEIDPCYAEFTYTPRSLSDDATPMCILSMFEDMGFINTYKIDLHTLARFCLMVKKGYRDPPYHNWMHAFSVSHFCYLLYKNLGLSNYLEDIEILALFVSCMCHDLDHRGTNNSFQVASQSVLAALYSSEGSVMERHHFAQAIAILNTFGCNIFEKFSRKDYQRVLDLIRDIILATDLAHHLRIFKDLQKMADDGYNPKSRTHRSMLLCLLMTSCDLSDQTKGWKTTRKIAELIYKEFFSQGDLEKAMGNRPSEMMDREKAYIPELQISFMEHIAMPIYKLLSELFPGATELYERVAANREQWTKVSHKFTIRGLPSNNSLDFLDQEYELLQSQGAFGSDDHCLNGCLDDAEGGGGQ
- the LOC123985743 gene encoding cGMP-dependent 3',5'-cyclic phosphodiesterase isoform X2 is translated as MTALERKKGKDLRGQQVFLRPEDSSAPALTTRQSTTLSEQLQDALLRLAAVVDARSLRVALRDSIQELLPSTECVCVYMLEGDSRLLSDNPPHELPQEGKIRSIAEQLKRCQSAGLPLSELPEKYRICLAAPLPAHRRAVVIPILDQERDKAIAVLLVGCNPLSDQDELHLNMLEKHASVACVRVQAVQTSYQRPPLSPSPVQSHNALLHLNVSDQDYSELDRNILQLCGELFDLDAASLQLKVINYLQQQTHSQCCCLLLVSEDNHQLFCQVVGDKVLEEEISFPLMFGRFGQVVEKKKSITLQDISAEERRQLSSMLGCEISSMLCVPVVSRATGQVVALACAFNKQGGQRHTEADEHAIQHCFCYTSTVLTSTLAFQKEQKLKVECQALLQVAKNLFTHLDDVSVLLQEIIVEARNLSDAEICSVFLLDRVSHELVAKVFDGGVVSDEEKEFRIPADQGIAGHVATTGQILNIKDAYSHPLFYRGVDDSTGFRTRNILCFPIKDENNEVIGVAELVNKMNGPWFNRFDEDLATAFSIYCGISIAHSLLYKKVHEAQFRSHLANEMMMYHMKVSEEEVSKLLVTGIEPVTEIDPCYAEFTYTPRSLSDDATPMCILSMFEDMGFINTYKIDLHTLARFCLMVKKGYRDPPYHNWMHAFSVSHFCYLLYKNLGLSNYLEDIEILALFVSCMCHDLDHRGTNNSFQVASQSVLAALYSSEGSVMERHHFAQAIAILNTFGCNIFEKFSRKDYQRVLDLIRDIILATDLAHHLRIFKDLQKMADDGYNPKSRTHRSMLLCLLMTSCDLSDQTKGWKTTRKIAELIYKEFFSQGDLEKAMGNRPSEMMDREKAYIPELQISFMEHIAMPIYKLLSELFPGATELYERVAANREQWTKVSHKFTIRGLPSNNSLDFLDQEYELLQSQGAFGSDDHCLNGCLDDAEGGGGQ
- the LOC123985743 gene encoding cGMP-dependent 3',5'-cyclic phosphodiesterase isoform X3; this translates as MFLFKDALLRLAAVVDARSLRVALRDSIQELLPSTECVCVYMLEGDSRLLSDNPPHELPQEGKIRSIAEQLKRCQSAGLPLSELPEKYRICLAAPLPAHRRAVVIPILDQERDKAIAVLLVGCNPLSDQDELHLNMLEKHASVACVRVQAVQTSYQRPPLSPSPVQSHNALLHLNVSDQDYSELDRNILQLCGELFDLDAASLQLKVINYLQQQTHSQCCCLLLVSEDNHQLFCQVVGDKVLEEEISFPLMFGRFGQVVEKKKSITLQDISAEERRQLSSMLGCEISSMLCVPVVSRATGQVVALACAFNKQGGQRHTEADEHAIQHCFCYTSTVLTSTLAFQKEQKLKVECQALLQVAKNLFTHLDDVSVLLQEIIVEARNLSDAEICSVFLLDRVSHELVAKVFDGGVVSDEEKEFRIPADQGIAGHVATTGQILNIKDAYSHPLFYRGVDDSTGFRTRNILCFPIKDENNEVIGVAELVNKMNGPWFNRFDEDLATAFSIYCGISIAHSLLYKKVHEAQFRSHLANEMMMYHMKVSEEEVSKLLVTGIEPVTEIDPCYAEFTYTPRSLSDDATPMCILSMFEDMGFINTYKIDLHTLARFCLMVKKGYRDPPYHNWMHAFSVSHFCYLLYKNLGLSNYLEDIEILALFVSCMCHDLDHRGTNNSFQVASQSVLAALYSSEGSVMERHHFAQAIAILNTFGCNIFEKFSRKDYQRVLDLIRDIILATDLAHHLRIFKDLQKMADDGYNPKSRTHRSMLLCLLMTSCDLSDQTKGWKTTRKIAELIYKEFFSQGDLEKAMGNRPSEMMDREKAYIPELQISFMEHIAMPIYKLLSELFPGATELYERVAANREQWTKVSHKFTIRGLPSNNSLDFLDQEYELLQSQGAFGSDDHCLNGCLDDAEGGGGQ